The Candidatus Poribacteria bacterium sequence GCACGCACCACGCCCCCGAAACCGTGGTGACGGCACCGTTTTCATGTTCGCAGAGGAGCATGGCGAGGTCGTCAACATCGATGTCAATTCGCATCGTTTTCACCCGTGCTTCGACATACCGCACTGGGGATCGCATCAGTGTGCAGACTGCGTAGATTTCATGATAACTCGTGTCGATGATGCAGCCACCACCTTTGGCGCGGCTCGCACGCCATGCGAATGCAGCGGTCGGATGATCAGCCGAGAAATCTGTCGGTTTCAGTCCCATACCGACGCTCCGTCCGAAATGCGATTCACCCAAGGCATCCAGTTCCGTCATCGCCGCTCGCATCCCGGCAGTAAAGATATAGTTATGCACGACCGTATAAGGAACGCTGTTACGGCGGACTGCCTCCAAAATTCTATCCGCCTCTGCTAACGTCGTCGCCATCGGTTTTTCAGAGATAATAGCAACACCTGCTTCTGCCGCTTCGATTACCTGCTCAGCATGAAATGAATGCGGTGTGGCAACCGTCACGGCGTCAATTGTTGCCTGTCCCAGCATTTCCCGATAATCTGTATAGCGATTTTCTGTAGGCACATTGAACATGTCCCCAATCTTTTGCAGATTCTCAGGAACAATATCCGCAAGTGCAGTAACCTTGACAGTCTCTGGAAGCGAGCAATAGGCGCGGGCATGCGTATTCTGCACAATACCGCCGCAGCCAATCAGCCCCAAGCGGATCGGTTTCTTCATTGTGTGTCTCCTTTCCATAGAGTTTAGCAGTTTTTGGCGTAGCTTGCAAGCCAAAACTTGCTGTTATCAAGGCGTGTTAAGGTCAAATGCTTTATGCGGTTTGACTGGACCATTTAGTTTTCCGTTTTTTAGCATTTTGGGCTCTCCAGATTCGGTAGGTGCGGTTTACCAATTCGGATTCAGTGTTCTGTGAGAGCATCCTCCTTTTTCTTGAAAAGATGATTTTGTACCTGGAGGGCTAACGCAAATCACGTGGTTTTCCAATTCAGTCTCAGGTGTTGGAAAAATGGAAGGGAACACATAAGTTCTCTGGTTCATCAATTTGTCTTGTCAAAATAAAGGTTCGACTTTATAAATGGACGATAGAAGGCCGTTGTCGTGAGATTTTTATCATACCTGTTTTTGCCAAATATGCTATAATGTTTCCACACGGTTCGCACACCGCAATTTCTGATAAATGCACTGAACACCAAGGCGATTTACATAAATCTTGTTCATAAACAGAGAAAGGAACGCACCATGAGCCAAGAACAAAAAAAAGGATCTGAAGAGACGAAAGATGAAGGAAAACACCCCGATATACCTGAAGATAAACTCTCCGTTACGCATCACAGTGTTACCATCAATGGCGAGGAGATCCGTTACACCGCCACGGCAGGGACACTCGTTCTGAAAGAGGAAATCGACAAGGAAGGCGAAAAACCGAAAGCCTCCGTTTTCTTTATTGCGTATACACGGGACGATGTAGAGGATACATCCAAACGTCCAATAACGTTCTCCTTCAACGGAGGTCCCGGATCTTCATCTGTATGGTTACATCTGGGGGTCTTGGGACCGCGGTGTGTCAAACCCGACGAAGACGGAGAATTGCCACATCCGCCATATCAATTGACGAACAACGACTGTTCTATTTTAGACAAAACCGATCTCGTTTTCATCGATCCCGTCAGCACTGGGTTCAGCAGAGCCGTTCCGGGTGAAGAGGCAAAACAGTTCCACGGCTTCAAGCGGGATATTGAATCGGTTGGCGATTTTATTTTGCTCTATCTGGGGCGCTACAAACGTTGGGGGTCCCCCAAACTCCTCATCGGCGAAAGTTATGGAACAACGCGGGCTGGTGGGCTGGCGGGGTATCTGCAGGGACGACACGGTGCTTATCTCAACGCCATCCTGCTCGTTTCAGTCGTGCTTAATTTCCAGACAATCCGATTCGCACCGGGCAATGATCTTCCCTACATTCTCTATCTACCCACTTATGCAGCGACTGCACGTTATCATGACAAATTAGATGAAGTCGATAGCGAATTTGAGGCATTCATGGACGAGGTGAAAGCGTTCGCGCTGGGTGATTACACCCTCGCTTTGATGCAGGGCAGT is a genomic window containing:
- a CDS encoding Gfo/Idh/MocA family oxidoreductase, whose product is MERRHTMKKPIRLGLIGCGGIVQNTHARAYCSLPETVKVTALADIVPENLQKIGDMFNVPTENRYTDYREMLGQATIDAVTVATPHSFHAEQVIEAAEAGVAIISEKPMATTLAEADRILEAVRRNSVPYTVVHNYIFTAGMRAAMTELDALGESHFGRSVGMGLKPTDFSADHPTAAFAWRASRAKGGGCIIDTSYHEIYAVCTLMRSPVRYVEARVKTMRIDIDVDDLAMLLCEHENGAVTTVSGAWCVPGTDSGWCEMHAENGSLRVRHRQNVKDALRRFTRADGWKELDIPAFNEAEQNDASGHVRYFTETFNALAADTPLPVPAEKAYHNLAIIEAARKATTERRAIEIQVP
- a CDS encoding peptidase S10, which produces MSQEQKKGSEETKDEGKHPDIPEDKLSVTHHSVTINGEEIRYTATAGTLVLKEEIDKEGEKPKASVFFIAYTRDDVEDTSKRPITFSFNGGPGSSSVWLHLGVLGPRCVKPDEDGELPHPPYQLTNNDCSILDKTDLVFIDPVSTGFSRAVPGEEAKQFHGFKRDIESVGDFILLYLGRYKRWGSPKLLIGESYGTTRAGGLAGYLQGRHGAYLNAILLVSVVLNFQTIRFAPGNDLPYILYLPTYAATARYHDKLDEVDSEFEAFMDEVKAFALGDYTLALMQGSAVPPDQRAAIVQHLAKYTGLTPEYIERTDMRINIMRFCKELLRDEGRTVGRFDSRYKGIDRDAAGETYEYDPSSAVVQGAYTAALNAYVRDELEFESDLPYEILSRRVHPWDYGDHQNEYVNVSDTLRAAMTMNPALKVFVANGYYDLATPFLASEYTFSHLGLDESLQDNITTAYYQAGHMMYIDQAELRKMKDDLDAFLDDVLP